A genomic window from Sulfurimonas sp. includes:
- a CDS encoding arsenic transporter yields the protein MIVSSLIFLMTLIFVIWQPKGLKIGTTAIVGAVASIIFGTVSFGDVLIVSNIVWDATLAFIGIIIMSMVLDEIGFFEWCAIKMAKLSRGNGHLMFVYALLLGAFVSALFANDGAALILTPILLAKMRLLKLNAKTIIAFLLAGGFISDSASLPFVFSNLTNIVTANYFSIGFVEYLSVMIVPFVVSVIVSIVVLWLVLKNDIPKTIDVNLLKNPDEVLKSKPLFYMSWLFLALLLVAYFIGDAYHLPISLFALGGGLLFLALASYMKAAHAGGTIKNAPWQVVWFSIGLYIVVYGLKNAGLTDYLASVLKDLATHGDMVAIIATGFISAILSAVMNNMPTVMIMDIALVDIPNQALAYANIIGCNLGPKMTPFGSLATLLWLHVLAQKGVKIGFWEYSKFGLLVTPPILFTVLVSLWLFV from the coding sequence ATGATAGTTTCAAGTCTGATTTTTCTAATGACGCTGATTTTTGTTATATGGCAGCCAAAAGGACTTAAAATCGGTACAACCGCAATTGTCGGCGCGGTTGCATCGATAATCTTTGGAACGGTAAGTTTTGGCGATGTTCTCATTGTGAGCAACATTGTTTGGGATGCGACGCTGGCGTTTATCGGTATCATAATTATGTCTATGGTCTTGGATGAGATAGGTTTTTTTGAGTGGTGTGCCATAAAAATGGCAAAGCTCAGCCGAGGTAACGGGCATCTTATGTTTGTTTACGCTCTGCTTTTGGGTGCATTTGTCTCTGCCCTTTTTGCAAACGACGGTGCAGCACTAATCCTCACACCCATACTTTTGGCAAAGATGAGACTGCTTAAGTTAAACGCAAAAACTATCATAGCATTTTTGCTTGCGGGCGGATTTATAAGCGACTCTGCATCGCTTCCGTTTGTCTTTTCAAACCTTACAAATATAGTTACGGCGAACTACTTTAGCATCGGATTTGTTGAGTATTTGAGCGTGATGATTGTGCCGTTTGTAGTAAGCGTGATTGTCTCCATAGTGGTTTTATGGCTTGTTCTGAAAAACGATATACCAAAAACAATAGATGTAAATCTACTTAAAAACCCAGATGAAGTCCTAAAAAGCAAGCCGCTTTTTTATATGTCGTGGCTCTTTTTGGCTCTTTTGCTCGTCGCTTATTTTATAGGAGATGCTTATCATCTGCCGATTTCGCTCTTTGCACTGGGCGGAGGGCTTCTCTTTTTGGCTCTTGCTTCGTACATGAAAGCGGCTCATGCAGGAGGAACCATAAAAAATGCTCCGTGGCAGGTTGTCTGGTTTAGCATAGGGCTTTACATTGTTGTTTACGGACTTAAAAATGCAGGACTGACCGACTATCTGGCTTCTGTTTTAAAAGATTTGGCAACGCATGGCGACATGGTGGCAATCATAGCGACGGGGTTTATCAGCGCGATACTCAGTGCCGTGATGAACAATATGCCAACCGTTATGATTATGGATATAGCTCTGGTTGATATACCAAATCAAGCATTGGCGTATGCAAACATCATCGGATGTAATTTAGGGCCGAAAATGACCCCTTTTGGCTCTCTTGCCACGCTGCTTTGGCTTCATGTACTTGCACAAAAAGGTGTAAAGATAGGCTTTTGGGAGTACAGCAAATTCGGGCTTCTTGTGACTCCGCCTATACTCTTTACGGTATTGGTGTCGTTATGGTTATTTGTATAA
- a CDS encoding metalloregulator ArsR/SmtB family transcription factor produces MELFLQTVGSIYDETRVKILKFINQNGEVCVCDIENSFDMIQSRISRHLKILKEGGFLRVERRGTWAYYSVRSPLDEFRLSVLKEIDSLDIDIPELNKGCSI; encoded by the coding sequence ATGGAGCTGTTTTTACAAACTGTCGGCTCAATTTACGACGAGACGAGAGTTAAGATACTCAAGTTTATAAACCAAAACGGCGAGGTTTGCGTTTGTGATATAGAAAATTCGTTTGATATGATTCAGTCCCGTATCTCAAGACATCTAAAAATACTCAAAGAGGGCGGCTTTTTAAGAGTAGAGAGAAGAGGGACTTGGGCGTACTACTCTGTCCGCTCTCCGCTTGATGAGTTTAGACTCTCCGTGTTAAAAGAGATAGATTCGCTTGATATTGATATTCCAGAACTAAATAAAGGGTGTAGTATATGA
- a CDS encoding arsenate reductase ArsC codes for MSKKVLFACIHNSARSQMAEELLRKYAPDDFDVVSAGFEVSTINPLAIEVLKDEGIDISDKSTNSIFEFFKQGRHFNYVITVCDEGNAQRCPIFPGLNYRIHWSFEDPKTFEGSVEEKLQKTRVVKEKIKAEVLKFIELVRSNQLKENFPNNWRVG; via the coding sequence ATGAGTAAAAAAGTATTATTTGCATGTATCCATAATAGCGCAAGAAGTCAGATGGCAGAAGAGCTTTTACGCAAATATGCCCCCGATGATTTTGATGTAGTGAGTGCAGGATTTGAAGTAAGCACAATTAATCCTCTAGCTATAGAAGTACTAAAAGATGAGGGTATTGACATATCAGATAAATCTACAAATTCTATATTCGAATTTTTTAAGCAGGGAAGGCATTTTAATTATGTAATAACCGTATGCGATGAGGGAAATGCTCAACGATGCCCGATTTTTCCGGGGCTTAACTATAGAATTCACTGGAGCTTTGAAGACCCTAAAACTTTTGAAGGAAGCGTAGAGGAAAAGCTGCAAAAGACAAGAGTCGTAAAAGAGAAAATCAAAGCAGAAGTTCTAAAATTTATTGAACTTGTTCGCTCAAATCAATTAAAAGAGAATTTTCCGAATAATTGGAGAGTCGGTTAA
- a CDS encoding arsenate reductase ArsC produces the protein MKKVLVLCTGNSCRSIIAEALINAKLEGVEAKSSGVRASGRVNPNAKKLLEEKGIWRDEYHSKTLDTVIDEDFDLVVTVCDHANETCPMFPRPTPKIHIGFLDPDGKGYEAFEATYKEIEEVLLPKVKEALGV, from the coding sequence ATGAAAAAAGTTTTAGTTTTATGTACTGGAAATAGTTGCAGAAGCATTATCGCAGAGGCTTTGATAAATGCTAAGTTAGAGGGTGTAGAGGCAAAAAGCAGCGGGGTAAGAGCTAGCGGGAGAGTAAATCCAAACGCTAAAAAACTGCTTGAAGAAAAAGGTATCTGGAGAGACGAGTATCACTCTAAAACTCTTGATACGGTGATAGATGAAGATTTTGACTTAGTAGTAACGGTATGCGACCACGCAAACGAAACTTGCCCGATGTTTCCACGCCCCACTCCAAAGATACATATAGGCTTTCTTGACCCAGACGGCAAGGGCTATGAGGCTTTTGAAGCAACTTACAAAGAGATAGAGGAAGTTCTGCTTCCAAAAGTTAAAGAGGCACTCG